From the Leptolyngbya sp. O-77 genome, one window contains:
- a CDS encoding anthranilate synthase component II: MILVIDNYDSFTYNLVQYLGELGEELPVAADIRVYRNDEITVEEIRQLQPDGIVISPGPGRPEDAGISPQVIAELGPEVPLLGVCLGHQGIGQVFGGRVTSAAELMHGKTSAIEHTGVGVFEGIPSPMTATRYHSLVVDRETCPDVLEITAWVEDGTIMGVRHREFPHLQGVQFHPESILTDQGKSLLRNFLRQIPPRPAAVG, translated from the coding sequence ATGATCCTGGTCATCGACAACTACGACAGCTTTACCTATAACCTGGTGCAATATCTGGGGGAACTGGGCGAAGAACTGCCCGTCGCTGCCGATATCCGGGTCTATCGCAACGACGAGATCACGGTGGAAGAGATTCGGCAATTGCAGCCAGACGGCATTGTAATCTCGCCCGGCCCAGGACGGCCGGAGGATGCAGGCATCTCGCCGCAGGTGATTGCTGAACTGGGGCCAGAAGTGCCGCTGCTGGGCGTGTGCCTGGGGCATCAGGGGATTGGGCAGGTATTTGGCGGTCGGGTGACTTCGGCGGCGGAGCTAATGCATGGCAAAACGTCTGCAATCGAGCATACGGGCGTGGGCGTGTTTGAGGGCATCCCCAGCCCCATGACGGCGACGCGCTACCACAGCCTGGTGGTGGATCGGGAAACCTGTCCCGATGTACTGGAAATTACCGCCTGGGTGGAAGACGGCACGATTATGGGCGTGCGCCATCGAGAATTTCCGCACCTCCAAGGCGTACAGTTTCACCCCGAAAGCATTCTCACCGACCAGGGCAAGTCGTTATTGCGAAACTTCCTGCGGCAGATTCCGCCCCGTCCAGCGGCCGTGGGCTAG
- a CDS encoding gamma-glutamylcyclotransferase, whose product MLSPDLLHVFVYGTLKPGEYFYPRYCEGKVVASVEAIALGTLYDLPMGYPALTPGEDPVYGYVLSFADFGVLAALDELEGYDPDGSPLLNEYERSLATVYDLNREALGQAWLYWMATKQAEQLGGTRLAHGRWTGRNLPQEVSQ is encoded by the coding sequence ATGCTTTCTCCCGACCTGCTGCATGTTTTTGTCTACGGTACGCTGAAACCCGGCGAATATTTCTATCCGCGCTACTGTGAGGGCAAAGTGGTGGCCAGCGTAGAGGCGATCGCCCTGGGCACGCTCTATGACTTGCCTATGGGGTATCCGGCGCTCACGCCTGGGGAAGACCCTGTTTATGGCTATGTGCTGTCCTTTGCGGATTTTGGCGTGCTGGCGGCGCTGGATGAACTGGAGGGCTATGATCCCGACGGCTCGCCGCTGCTAAACGAATACGAGCGATCGCTGGCAACGGTGTATGACCTGAACCGGGAAGCGCTGGGCCAGGCCTGGCTCTATTGGATGGCGACGAAACAGGCAGAACAGCTTGGCGGCACGCGCCTAGCCCACGGCCGCTGGACGGGGCGGAATCTGCCGCAGGAAGTTTCGCAATAA
- a CDS encoding DUF29 domain-containing protein, with translation MTKLRAGEFGTVDWEHLIEEVEALAKRDRRELESRLRVLLSHLLKRVYVKSPEDYRGWENPIKEQRSEIQLLLRDSPSLKGYLAEIFEASWRYAAGQVKDDYPDVALPAHCPFPPELEPLLTQKFWLANPPGQNAGN, from the coding sequence GTGACTAAGCTGCGAGCAGGCGAGTTTGGCACTGTGGACTGGGAACATCTGATTGAGGAGGTTGAGGCGTTGGCAAAGCGCGATCGCCGAGAGCTAGAAAGCCGCCTGCGAGTGTTGCTGAGTCATTTGCTGAAGCGGGTTTATGTCAAGTCTCCAGAGGATTATCGGGGTTGGGAAAACCCGATCAAAGAACAGCGCAGCGAAATCCAACTGCTTCTCAGAGATTCACCCAGCCTCAAGGGTTATCTCGCCGAGATTTTTGAAGCGTCCTGGCGCTATGCTGCTGGACAGGTGAAGGACGACTATCCTGATGTTGCCCTGCCTGCCCATTGTCCGTTTCCCCCAGAGCTTGAACCCCTTCTGACGCAAAAGTTCTGGCTGGCTAATCCGCCTGGGCAAAATGCGGGAAACTAA
- a CDS encoding amidohydrolase family protein, giving the protein MGLESPHLAIECHVTSALPHSNPLPMLEFTDCVVLYGPELEPHWCDRLSVTTDTITRLELGPPCLSFDELSLTRGAQVILPAFYNSHTHMGDSCLPDGATGMTLEQGFFRPHGYKYRELAKQSEAEHLRHITAHLHYMARTGTVGHIDFREQGAYGSELLRRASAETGVRSIVLGQFNELPFSDAQLRENQAPLSDAALAELAAVLAVADGFSESTMNDLTDAAWVQIREMTEAQGKLRAIHCLENDGYREVSLAVTGRGDLERALDLYQPHLVIHATVANDAEIALMSQHRVNVALNPRANANLGLPLPPIAKLLESNANLLLGTDNGLLNSPNLFAELDFTYKVAKSQYGDSIRPDPREILKMVTTNVRSLLGGDTYGYLEQGLPADFVVLDFTQPHLRASRHIPASIVTRVTPADVLATVRQGKVLFGE; this is encoded by the coding sequence GTGGGATTAGAATCGCCACATCTCGCCATTGAATGTCACGTCACGTCTGCCCTACCCCACTCCAACCCGCTGCCGATGCTGGAATTCACCGACTGCGTTGTGCTGTATGGCCCAGAGCTAGAGCCGCACTGGTGCGATCGCCTCTCCGTCACCACCGACACCATCACCCGCCTGGAACTCGGCCCGCCCTGCCTCAGCTTCGATGAACTGAGTCTGACTCGCGGCGCACAGGTCATTTTGCCTGCTTTCTACAACAGCCACACCCACATGGGCGACTCGTGCCTGCCCGACGGCGCAACGGGCATGACACTAGAGCAGGGCTTCTTTCGCCCCCACGGCTACAAATATCGAGAACTCGCGAAACAATCCGAAGCCGAACACCTCCGCCACATCACCGCCCACCTCCACTACATGGCCCGCACGGGCACGGTGGGACACATCGACTTTCGGGAGCAGGGCGCGTATGGCAGCGAGCTACTGCGTCGCGCTTCCGCCGAAACCGGCGTGCGATCGATAGTCTTGGGGCAGTTCAACGAGTTGCCCTTTAGCGATGCCCAGCTTCGGGAAAACCAGGCTCCGCTCTCGGATGCAGCGCTGGCGGAACTGGCGGCCGTGCTGGCAGTTGCCGACGGCTTTTCGGAAAGTACCATGAACGACCTCACCGATGCCGCCTGGGTGCAAATTCGCGAGATGACCGAGGCACAGGGAAAGCTGCGGGCGATCCACTGCCTGGAAAACGACGGCTATCGGGAGGTGAGTCTCGCCGTCACGGGGCGCGGCGACCTGGAGCGGGCGCTGGATCTGTATCAGCCGCATCTGGTGATTCATGCCACCGTCGCCAACGATGCCGAAATCGCCCTGATGAGCCAGCACCGCGTGAATGTCGCCCTCAACCCCCGCGCCAATGCCAACCTAGGGCTGCCGCTGCCGCCCATCGCCAAATTATTAGAAAGCAACGCCAACCTGCTCCTGGGCACCGACAACGGCCTGCTCAACAGCCCCAACCTGTTTGCCGAACTGGATTTCACCTATAAAGTCGCCAAGAGCCAGTACGGCGATTCGATTCGCCCCGATCCCAGGGAAATTCTAAAAATGGTGACCACCAACGTGCGATCGCTCCTCGGCGGCGACACCTACGGCTATCTAGAACAAGGGCTTCCTGCGGATTTTGTCGTGCTGGACTTTACCCAACCGCATCTCCGCGCTAGTCGCCACATTCCTGCCAGTATCGTTACTCGCGTCACGCCGGCCGACGTGTTGGCTACGGTTCGTCAGGGTAAGGTGTTGTTTGGAGAATGA
- a CDS encoding serine/threonine-protein kinase, producing MSYCLNPNCANPRNLGDRRFCQSCGMELVLGDRYRALEPLGAGGFGRTFLAVDEYLPSRPRCVIKQLFPPKPGSRHAAKAEELFQREAERLDELGQHPQIPKLLAHFIENGYPYLIQTYVDGHPLTRELLQAGAFDEDQIRHLLRGLLPVVQFVHDHQVIHRDIKPDNIIRDRHTETLTLVDFGASKMATASSLSKTGTVIGSAGYSAPEQVAGKATFASDLYSLGVTCIHLMTEVSPIDLYCFVEGRWLWRDHLMQSVSDDLALVIDRMIEPAISRRYAAASAVLHDLEPAQVSFALPYRPSAPMIPAATIPPQRSPWRCMRTLCEHKQAVAAIALNPRNQQFASASFDGSIRLWDVKTDQSTGILLGHTEPVVSLVFSPDGQRLISGSLDDTLRIWNPENGELLRTLNDPSDSIVSLAVAVSPDGQTVASGSDKHTIRLWHLATGRLVRTLEEPRAVTCVAISPDGRLLASGSSGNTVRLWNLFTGELLKVLEGHTRDVNAIAFSPDGSMLVSGSSDHSVRLWNFETRKVQVLNGHHDWVKAIALSPDGTLLASGSSDHTVKLWSLPDGKLCHTLAGHTREVNAIAFTADSQILISGSRDRTIKLWRR from the coding sequence GTGAGCTATTGTCTCAATCCCAACTGTGCCAATCCTCGCAACCTGGGCGATCGCCGCTTTTGCCAGAGTTGCGGGATGGAGTTGGTGCTGGGCGATCGCTATCGGGCGCTGGAGCCGCTGGGGGCGGGCGGGTTTGGGCGGACGTTTTTGGCGGTGGATGAATACCTTCCCTCGCGGCCGCGCTGCGTGATCAAGCAACTGTTTCCGCCGAAGCCGGGAAGTCGCCACGCCGCTAAAGCGGAGGAACTCTTTCAGCGGGAGGCAGAGCGGCTGGACGAACTGGGTCAGCATCCGCAGATTCCCAAGCTGCTGGCGCATTTTATTGAAAACGGCTATCCGTATTTGATCCAGACCTATGTAGATGGACACCCGCTGACGCGGGAACTGCTGCAAGCGGGCGCGTTTGACGAAGACCAAATCCGGCATCTGCTGCGAGGTCTGCTGCCTGTGGTGCAGTTTGTCCACGACCATCAGGTGATTCACCGCGACATCAAACCCGACAACATCATTCGCGATCGCCACACGGAAACGCTGACCCTGGTGGACTTTGGCGCATCGAAGATGGCAACGGCTTCCAGCCTCAGCAAAACGGGCACGGTCATCGGCAGTGCGGGCTATTCTGCACCGGAACAAGTGGCAGGCAAGGCCACCTTCGCCAGCGACCTCTACAGCCTGGGGGTTACCTGCATCCATCTGATGACCGAGGTGTCGCCCATTGACCTGTATTGCTTTGTCGAAGGGCGCTGGCTATGGCGCGACCACCTGATGCAATCCGTCAGCGATGACCTGGCCCTAGTCATCGACCGGATGATCGAGCCGGCCATCAGCCGCCGATACGCCGCCGCCAGCGCCGTCTTGCACGATCTGGAACCCGCGCAGGTGTCTTTCGCCCTGCCCTATCGTCCGTCTGCGCCGATGATCCCCGCCGCTACGATTCCGCCCCAGCGATCGCCCTGGCGCTGTATGCGGACGCTGTGTGAGCATAAACAGGCTGTGGCGGCGATCGCCCTCAACCCGCGCAATCAGCAGTTTGCCAGCGCCAGCTTCGACGGCTCGATTCGGCTGTGGGACGTAAAAACCGACCAGTCCACAGGGATTCTGTTGGGACATACGGAACCCGTCGTATCGCTGGTGTTTAGCCCCGACGGGCAGCGGCTCATCAGCGGCAGCCTGGATGACACGCTGCGGATCTGGAATCCAGAAAACGGCGAATTGCTGCGGACGCTAAACGACCCGTCGGATTCGATCGTGTCGCTGGCGGTGGCAGTCAGTCCCGACGGGCAGACGGTGGCCAGCGGCAGTGACAAGCACACGATTCGCTTGTGGCATCTGGCGACGGGTCGGCTGGTGCGGACGCTGGAGGAACCCCGCGCCGTGACCTGTGTGGCCATCAGCCCTGACGGTCGCCTGCTGGCCAGCGGCAGCAGCGGCAACACCGTGCGGCTGTGGAATTTGTTTACCGGCGAGTTGCTAAAAGTTTTGGAAGGGCACACCCGCGATGTGAATGCGATCGCCTTTAGCCCCGACGGCTCTATGCTGGTCAGCGGCAGTAGCGATCACAGCGTCCGCCTGTGGAATTTTGAGACGCGCAAGGTTCAGGTGCTAAATGGGCATCATGACTGGGTGAAGGCGATCGCCCTCAGTCCCGACGGCACACTCCTCGCCAGCGGCAGCAGCGACCACACCGTAAAGCTGTGGAGTCTGCCCGACGGCAAGCTTTGCCATACGCTGGCGGGGCATACCCGCGAGGTAAATGCGATCGCCTTCACGGCAGATAGTCAGATTTTGATTTCGGGAAGCCGCGATCGCACGATTAAACTGTGGCGACGTTGA
- the ndk gene encoding nucleoside-diphosphate kinase has translation MERTFIAIKPDGVQRGLAGEIIRRFETKGFTLVGLKFLQPSRELAEQHYAVHKERPFFPGLVDFITSGPVVAMVWEGDGVIAAARKLIGATNPLNAEPGTIRGDLGANIGRNIIHGSDAPETAEYEIGLWFKPEELVSWTPTIMPWVHE, from the coding sequence GTGGAACGCACCTTTATCGCAATCAAGCCCGACGGCGTGCAGCGTGGGCTGGCGGGCGAAATTATCCGCCGCTTTGAGACGAAAGGCTTTACCCTAGTGGGGCTGAAGTTTTTGCAACCCAGCCGCGAACTGGCCGAACAACACTACGCCGTTCATAAAGAGCGCCCCTTCTTCCCTGGACTGGTGGACTTCATCACCTCCGGCCCGGTGGTGGCGATGGTGTGGGAAGGCGACGGTGTGATTGCGGCTGCCCGCAAGCTGATCGGCGCGACCAACCCGCTGAATGCCGAACCCGGTACGATTCGCGGCGATCTGGGCGCAAACATTGGGCGCAATATCATCCACGGGTCAGATGCGCCGGAGACTGCGGAGTATGAGATTGGCCTGTGGTTTAAGCCGGAGGAGCTGGTGAGCTGGACGCCGACGATCATGCCCTGGGTGCATGAGTAG